From Anaerolineae bacterium, a single genomic window includes:
- a CDS encoding 4Fe-4S binding protein codes for SVIHYLVAKIVRPLIFQRGWCGWSCWTAMILDVLPFRRRLPGRLPAPWGFLRYLHFALSLGLVLWLWFARGYRPAEQGVDELHWLLAGNALYYIAGVALAVILRDNRAFCKYLCPIPTLQKLPARASVLKIAGDPDRCDECGACLRACPMDIRVFEYVRRRRRVLSTECIFCMECIFACPRGALQVSAGLDAGGPELLRYR; via the coding sequence CTCCGTCATCCATTACCTCGTGGCCAAGATCGTCCGGCCGTTGATCTTTCAGCGGGGATGGTGCGGATGGTCCTGCTGGACGGCCATGATCCTGGATGTGCTCCCTTTCCGCCGGCGGTTGCCCGGGAGACTGCCGGCGCCGTGGGGATTCCTGCGCTACCTGCATTTCGCGCTCAGCCTGGGGCTGGTGCTGTGGCTTTGGTTTGCGCGCGGATATCGGCCGGCCGAGCAGGGGGTGGATGAACTCCACTGGCTGTTGGCAGGCAACGCCCTGTATTATATTGCCGGCGTAGCCCTGGCCGTCATTCTGCGGGACAACCGCGCCTTCTGCAAATATCTATGCCCCATCCCCACGCTACAGAAACTGCCGGCGCGCGCGAGCGTGTTGAAGATCGCCGGCGATCCCGACCGGTGCGACGAGTGCGGCGCCTGCCTGCGCGCCTGCCCGATGGATATCCGGGTGTTCGAGTACGTGCGCCGGCGCCGGCGGGTGCTTTCGACGGAGTGCATTTTTTGCATGGAATGTATATTCGCCTGCCCGCGTGGGGCTTTGCAGGTGAGCGCCGGCCTGGATGCCGGCGGCCCCGAACTCCTGCGGTACCGCTAA
- a CDS encoding PAS domain S-box protein produces MKPQYRTYVQVILLSLACVILIWLADAVLDARYTSQTLWQSLLSLRPHEYILRGILVFLGLVVALESTALWEARARARRQLEESEARYRALFEAAPAGVFLELLDGTIVECNDRAAEMLGYTKEELCGKNAADLVPPEIAQTFPALIERELQNGWAMVEAKARRKDGSFFPTEVGTRLIHLAGVPYVVVYVQDITARKEAEMALAAEKERLRVTLRSIGEGVITSDVDGRVLLMNPIAEELTGWRQEEALGLPMDQVMQTLDPIRREVLPPGTLAVLADGRSKPLERYECLLVGKDGREHVILETTAPIRDDAGRALGAVVVFRDITEQRKMEEERQRALRLGSLAKVASGIAHDFRNYLSSILTNVSLAELCLDQPAEAREAIRRVRQAIKLAQSLTEQLLLFSSGREPERRPGSIADVITVAAELATSGTSVTCRLSLPPDLWPISMDVTQMNQAFNNLVLNAVQAMSQQGVVDIAAENLFLPENSALPLPAGPYVHITIRDYGPGIRPDDLPHIFDPYFTTRLNGTGLGLSVAHSVVQRHGGHLTVESVPNQGSTFHIYLPAVEPAPSTTTPIMERPAAGHQHRILVLDDDEALCISLSLALNYLGYYAECARTGEEALARFEKARAAGQPFHAVIVDLAIAGAGMDGKQTARQILQRDPDARLIVTSGLQDDPAFCRYQEWGFAAALAKPFDISDVVRTLQQVLG; encoded by the coding sequence ATGAAACCACAGTACCGCACCTATGTCCAGGTGATCTTGCTCAGCCTGGCCTGCGTCATCCTGATCTGGCTCGCGGATGCTGTCCTTGACGCGCGCTATACCTCGCAGACCCTCTGGCAGTCACTGCTTTCCCTCCGTCCCCACGAGTATATCCTGCGGGGGATCCTGGTGTTCCTCGGGCTGGTGGTGGCGCTGGAAAGCACTGCCCTATGGGAGGCGCGTGCGCGCGCCCGCCGGCAGCTCGAGGAAAGCGAGGCCAGATACCGCGCCCTCTTTGAGGCGGCGCCGGCCGGCGTCTTCCTCGAACTGCTCGACGGCACCATCGTCGAATGCAACGACCGCGCCGCCGAAATGCTGGGCTATACCAAAGAGGAGTTGTGCGGGAAGAATGCCGCCGACCTGGTACCGCCCGAGATCGCCCAAACCTTCCCCGCCCTCATTGAGCGAGAGCTTCAAAACGGCTGGGCCATGGTGGAGGCGAAGGCCAGACGTAAAGACGGCTCGTTCTTCCCGACGGAAGTGGGTACGCGCCTGATCCATCTGGCCGGCGTCCCCTATGTGGTCGTCTATGTCCAGGACATCACCGCCCGCAAAGAGGCCGAGATGGCGCTGGCCGCAGAAAAAGAGCGCCTGCGCGTCACCCTGCGCTCCATCGGCGAGGGCGTCATTACCTCCGACGTGGACGGCAGAGTGCTGTTGATGAATCCCATCGCCGAGGAGCTGACCGGCTGGCGCCAGGAGGAGGCGCTCGGACTCCCCATGGACCAGGTGATGCAGACCCTGGATCCGATACGCCGGGAGGTCCTGCCGCCTGGGACGCTGGCCGTGCTGGCCGACGGCCGGTCGAAGCCGCTGGAGCGCTACGAGTGTTTGCTGGTCGGCAAGGACGGTCGGGAGCATGTGATACTGGAGACCACCGCCCCCATCCGCGATGACGCCGGCCGCGCCCTCGGCGCCGTCGTGGTCTTCCGCGATATCACCGAACAGCGCAAAATGGAAGAGGAGCGCCAGCGCGCCCTGCGCCTGGGCTCGCTGGCCAAGGTCGCCAGCGGCATCGCCCACGACTTCCGCAATTATCTTTCCTCCATCCTGACCAATGTCTCCCTGGCGGAGCTGTGCCTGGACCAGCCGGCGGAGGCCCGCGAGGCCATCCGGCGCGTGCGGCAGGCCATCAAGCTGGCCCAATCGCTCACGGAACAACTGCTTCTCTTCTCCAGCGGCCGCGAGCCGGAGCGCCGGCCCGGGAGCATCGCCGACGTCATTACCGTCGCCGCGGAGCTGGCAACCAGCGGCACATCGGTCACCTGCCGGCTCTCCCTCCCACCGGACCTGTGGCCCATCTCCATGGATGTCACCCAGATGAACCAGGCGTTCAACAACCTGGTCCTCAACGCGGTGCAGGCCATGTCCCAGCAGGGTGTGGTGGACATCGCTGCGGAAAATCTCTTTCTGCCGGAGAACAGCGCACTGCCACTGCCGGCCGGCCCCTACGTCCACATCACCATCCGCGATTACGGCCCGGGCATTCGGCCCGATGACCTACCGCACATCTTTGACCCCTACTTCACCACCCGGCTCAACGGCACCGGGCTGGGGCTGTCCGTGGCGCACAGCGTGGTCCAGCGTCACGGTGGGCATTTGACCGTGGAATCTGTCCCCAACCAGGGGAGCACATTCCACATCTACCTGCCGGCGGTCGAGCCCGCCCCGTCCACCACCACTCCTATCATGGAGCGTCCAGCGGCAGGACATCAGCACCGCATCCTGGTCCTGGATGACGATGAGGCGCTCTGCATCTCCCTGAGTCTGGCCCTGAACTATCTGGGCTATTACGCCGAGTGCGCTCGCACTGGCGAGGAGGCCCTCGCCCGCTTCGAGAAGGCGCGCGCCGCCGGCCAGCCGTTCCACGCCGTCATCGTGGACCTGGCCATCGCCGGTGCCGGCATGGACGGCAAGCAGACCGCCCGGCAAATCCTTCAGCGAGATCCCGATGCGCGGTTGATCGTCACCAGCGGCCTGCAGGATGACCCAGCCTTCTGCCGCTATCAGGAATGGGGGTTCGCCGCCGCCCTGGCGAAGCCCTTCGACATCTCCGACGTGGTCCGCACGCTCCAACAGGTGCTGGGCTGA